The genomic region ATTCCAATtactgaaaagaaaaaagaaaaaaaaaacttgtgtatTTGGTGTCATGATTATGACTCATGTGTATTTGACATGCTGCTaggaaataataatataccGAGCCTGTGAAGTGCATTAGCCTTAGTCAGGAACTATATAGAGCATGTCCTGTGTACAGCTGAAAAATATAGGATGACACACTAATTACTGTGTATCTAAATTCTAAATCAATAATCTTTTATAAACATCAATACTTAAATGATGATAATATGGTGAGTTTGTGTGTTGCATTCCAACATTTATCCATTTACCTTCCAACCTTTTCCCGTATATTTATTCACATGCATCCAAATTGGAGATGGTGGAAAAAACCTGTATCAGGAAATATCTGTGGGTAAAACTTGTTACAAATTGGATTTGGATAGTTTAACAGGTGCTtgtgagtaaaataaataatattttacctATTTTTGTTCATCTTGCTATCTCTCTTctcatttcttctttatttctttccaaCCAAACATGTTTCCTTTTCACTCTATTTCTCACTGTTGCCCCTTTTAATTTTCATCTaccttatttttttcctctctacATGACATCATAGagaaaataatcatatataaaaattgcTATTAAGTAGATTTGATACTTATTACCATGAAGAaccaatttgatttttatcaatGCTTCTAAAAGGATCTGTTGGAGCAATTTCCTCTTAATCTGAACATCAACAAATAAATATTGAGCCTTTAGAAATCTATTCGAAGTCTTACTAAGAATGACTAATATAGATTTGTTAAAGCCTCCAATTTTCAGGACCAGGAGTTTTAAAGTAATAAATCTAGGAATTTAACTTACTACTTTATAGTTTATACTCACACACATTACACACGAatgtcataaaataaatttcaaatctCATGATTCTCATGAATGGCTTACCTCAAAGAATCCTAAATAGATAAATTTTCAAGAATGGGTATTTCTTTTTTCAACTCAAAGCATTAGCCTTTGACCTCTATTTCTCCTAAATGTaaaggatttgaggtcaaaatgcagaaaaatgagaaaaaaaaaatcatgttaagaaGAAAGAAACGCAGGGAGAAGCATTTGCTTTCCGTATAAagcctcccctattttcctttctttttctgtccTAAGAAAAAGTaggtatttaatttttctattgctATTGCTGTTGTGTTCTCTTTTATTAGAAAGAAATAAATCTTAAAAGGCAAGCAGTTTGGATTAGTCTCTAGCTCATGAGAGCTTTTCAATTGTAGAACCTATTGTTAATACATGTTTTAACATGTTATTATTATAGAGAATTCAtggatgattaaaatttattaaaaaatatgcctaatcatttttaatgagatttttctttttagttatttttttttcatttataagatttaaatttgatattttacttAACCATATTAACTTATGGAATTCAGTACTACTCAAAACCAATTACTAATTGGtattattaatacatttttaagaCAGACATGATGAGCTCAATAAGTTTAtaggttcttttttttttggctgaattCAATAAGTTTATAGGTGGTTATAGAGAAGTTAGACAACTgagctttaaaattattttaacaaatacacgaaatttaattcatttattttcttctcatataaatattttagtaagTTTATTTAAACTGTTTGATgtaacaaagaaaataatgcaccaaaaaaaaactgtttcatAATGCTCAACGTTTGTCTTCCtcattataaaaaaaggaaTGAAATGAACTACCGACACATgcgttcattttttttttggggataCTCATATACATATATCATAATTCGTTGTTATAAAAAACCAAAACGACAAAAATAATTGAAGAATATTGACGGGTAACAATACCATTATTGAATATTGACCACTCATCTTGTCTGGCTGCAAATAAAATCATCATATGcgccaaaattaatttaataaagagaaattccaattaaaaaaataagtattaagtcaataacatatatacatttttttttttacttttgtggGTAAGATCAGCTTTTATTCTATTAATTTATGACTAAAAGTTTAAGGAAATTGAGTTTTAAGAGTTCATTAGAATTAGGACAAATCTTAGATTTAAAATGTACTtacaaaaagatatttacatattattgaACAAGATATTAACAACACAGTAGAAACAGAAATTCAACCCATGTTCTTTTTAGATGAGAGTTCATTATTTACCAACtcctaaacttttatttatgcCGTAGTTCAAGTTGCTAGAAGACTATTTGGGCAGAACAAGCAGTCCCGTTGTTTAGAAATTGCAGTTTTATGTTCCATTATTACTTCCATTCTTGTGATTGAAAGTATTAAACACTTGAACGTGTAACATTGGAGAATGAATAAATATGGAAAATGATGTCTTaacaggaagaaaaaaaaatgttttgaggTAGAGAAACAAATGATGCTTGATATTGAGTTCTCAAGAATATAACAGAGTGATGATTACCTATTTGTACCAACCACTAAACCCCACAACAACCACCGAACTTTAATCTTCAAACGCAAGAGACTTAATCATCTCTCAAGTCTTTGCTTCCTTGCTAGGTCTTCCTATTCacatttccttctctttttagTGAGTTTTGTTATTATTCTTGGATCTCACTTAACCAAGTGTCTATGAATGGCAAATAGTAGATCTTGGACTCAAACATGGCCATGTTTTGTCAAGCTAGGTGTTCTGAATCTTGTCTTGGTTTTCAAAATCACAGCATTGGGGGATGTCAGTGGAAGTGTTACAGCAGAAAACACTTGCAAGAACACAAATTATCAAAGTTTTCTCCCTCCACCGTACCAGAATATGTCCCAAATGATATGCACACCTGTATGGCACACCTATGAATTGAGGGTAAGTTCATTTTGTTGTTTCCTTGTGGGGGTTCTAGTTTAGTTCACTTTGATCTAGTTCAGGTTGGCCTCATTTGTTATGCAAGTACAAAAAATTTGTACATCATGAGCTGTTGTTGTTTCTTAGACAACCAAACCAAATCTAAAATCTAGCAAGaaactttttgttttgttaatttgtgaaCGGAGCCCTGGCAcaacggtaaagttgtgccttagTGACCGGTTGGTCATGGACTTGAATCCAGAAATAGTCTCTTTGCATATGTAGACAGCTTACAATTACCCTCCCTGTAGCTTCGCTGAGCGAAGAGCCTCTAGCATTAGGGTATGTTAGTATTTAATTTGTGAATGACTTGGTTGTCTCTTTACAATCTAATTAGTTTAGTAGTGATCTTTTTATTGCAGTATTTCCAGAATGGTGATACAACAACTATCATATTATCTGCTCCCTACACAATAGGGTGGGTAGGAATTGGATTTTCTAGAGATGGAATGATGGTTGGTTCCAGTGCAATGGTGGGATGGATTACCAAACATGGTCATGCAAACATGAAGCAATTTTACCTAAGGGGTAGGAAGTCATCAGAAGTCAAAATAGACAAAGGTGAACTCCCCCTCAATAATATCCCTTCGGCTGTGGCGACTAATGGAGCTGAAATTCATATGGCATTTCAGTTGCAGATGACAACCCCATTTCAGAAACAACCAATTTTGTTGGCTTTTGGTAGCAAATATCCACAGAACCACCACCTCTCCAAGCATGAAGACAAAACAGCTATTGTGTTTGACTTCTCTGCAGGTCTAAACCAATTCTCAATTACTCTAACAGCAGTTCAGCAGAtatgtcattttataatttgttgCACATAGTGAAAGCTATTTTCAATTCCAAAATCCAAAcgaattttttaagaaacataaTTCTCTTCAGCTCCTTTTAGCAAAATTTCACTTCAGTGAAACACATGATGGTACTATACTACTATAGaatcatatattaatttaacaaaattactcAGCAATTAAAACAGGAAATGATCTTTTATTTGGAGGATCTAAACTTGAATTAGTCCATATTTTAATCCAACAAAATTTACACACGTCTTATTCATATATAACTGCATGATGGCATTTTATGATGTATAACTTTTTGAGAGCAGAAACTTGATCAACTATACTTTGACAGGTTCTACGGGTCCTGTATCCCGTGAATTGATTCAGATGAGGACGAACCATGGAATTTTGGCTATAATAGGGTGGGGTCTAATCCTGCCTGTAGGGGCTATTATTGCTAGATATTTCAGGCACAAGGATCCCTTATGGTTCTATCTCCATGCAATCATTCAGTTTGT from Glycine soja cultivar W05 chromosome 16, ASM419377v2, whole genome shotgun sequence harbors:
- the LOC114389132 gene encoding cytochrome b561 and DOMON domain-containing protein At3g61750-like isoform X2 yields the protein MANSRSWTQTWPCFVKLGVLNLVLVFKITALGDVSGSVTAENTCKNTNYQSFLPPPYQNMSQMICTPVWHTYELRYFQNGDTTTIILSAPYTIGWVGIGFSRDGMMVGSSAMVGWITKHGHANMKQFYLRGRKSSEVKIDKGELPLNNIPSAVATNGAEIHMAFQLQMTTPFQKQPILLAFGSKYPQNHHLSKHEDKTAIVFDFSAGSTGPVSRELIQMRTNHGILAIIGWGLILPVGAIIARYFRHKDPLWFYLHAIIQFVGFTFGLGTVILGLQLYSKMQVHIPAHRGIGIFALVLSILQVLALFLRPNKDSKIRKFWNWYHSWFGRMALVFAAINIVLGMQAAGAGSDWKIGYGFVFGIMVVAAIVLEILAYLKRSEMRSLPPNFQLDPVGGATFPSK
- the LOC114389132 gene encoding cytochrome b561 and DOMON domain-containing protein At3g61750-like isoform X1, encoding MANSRSWTQTWPCFVKLGVLNLVLVFKITALGDVSGSVTAENTCKNTNYQSFLPPPYQNMSQMICTPVWHTYELRYFQNGDTTTIILSAPYTIGWVGIGFSRDGMMVGSSAMVGWITKHGHANMKQFYLRGRKSSEVKIDKGELPLNNIPSAVATNGAEIHMAFQLQMTTPFQKQPILLAFGSKYPQNHHLSKHEDKTAIVFDFSAGSTGPVSRELIQMRTNHGILAIIGWGLILPVGAIIARYFRHKDPLWFYLHAIIQFVGFTFGLGTVILGLQLYSKMQVHIPAHRGIGIFALVLSILQVLALFLRPNKDSKIRKFWNWYHSWFGRMALVFAAINIVLGMQAAGAGSDWKIGYGFVFGIMVVAAIVLEILAYLKRSEMRSLPPNFQLDPVGGATFPRGM